TACTTGCTTTGGTCGTTTGTCCATGGCCATTCGTTCTTGCAGATCGACGGCAAGGTGGATGCAAGCAAAATGGCGGCCTCGGAGGATGAGTTGCTGGCGGAGTTATCGCGGCGCGTTCTTGGCAGCTAGGCCAAGCCGTCAAATCAGCGTTCAGTGAGCGCCGATGGCCGAACCAATGGCGTCCCGTGCCAGCGGCTTGGCGACGAAACTCACATCAGGATGCAGCTTCTTAAAGGCGTCCGCATCGCACCGAAGAAGCGGAACCGTCATCATCACGGCGACGCTCTTGATCAATTGTCCGAGTTTGCAAGACTTGATCTGTTCCAAAAACTGGACGCCATTCATGTGAGGCATCCGAAAATCAAGGAGCAGAAGATCGATCGACTCCTCTGATCCGTTGAGGCGTTTGGATACGAAGAATGCCAGCGCTTCTCGCGGATCGACAAATTGCTCGATCTCATCGAACCAAGACGTTTCATCGATCGCTCGCCGGGCAAAAAACTGGTCGATCTCACAATCGTCCAGAACGACCACGCTGTGTTGGTGATCCATAGCCTGCATGTCTTCCCCCGAGGACGCCGTTGCGGCAGTAATTTATAGCCATTTCTGCAAATTGCGCCAAACAGAGGAAAATCAACCTCAAGATGTAAAAAAAACTTTGCGAACGGATTGCTCTTTAAGAAGAATACGCCAATTAACTAAGCATAAACTGATGAATGGACGGGGATCCAAGCATGCAGGTCAATTCATTGCAGCGGTTCTTCGATGAAATCGAACCGGTCACGCTGAACAACTGCGACTTGGAAGCAATTCACCGATCCGGCGCCATACAAGGCGTTGGCGTCTTTTTTGCCTTTGATCCGTCAAGCAAGCGCATCACGCACTGGAGCCAGAACGCCACCGAACGTGGCTTTCTGCCGCACGATGGCGCATCCGATGCGAGCGGCGATTTTTCCGGTCGAGCCATAGGCGAGGTCCTGCCGGAGGTTGCAGATGAGTTGATCGCATTGGCGGATGACGAGGCCAATCGTCACCAACATATCGCGCTTAGCGATCTGGTCTCCCGGCCCGGCGCAGACGATGGACTTGCTGATTATGACGCCATTCTTTGTCGCACCGACGAAGCTGCATTCGTTGAGCTTCTGCCTAGCGTCGATATCACGCCGCGTGAGCTGAAGTCGAAGCTCAGGGGCGCCCAGCGGGCCACAGGTGCGATCATGTCGGCGCGCAATTTTGCCGATGCGGAGCAATTGGCGACTGATGCCATACGCGAGCTGACCGGCTACGGACGTGTGAAAATCTACAAGTTTCTGCCGGACGCCTCAGGCGAGGTCTCTGCGGAATCGCGCGATGAGGCCTTACCTAGCTATCGCGGCCTGCACTTTCCAGCGACGGACATTCCCAAACAGGCGCGGCACCTTTACTCGATCTTGCCATTTCGACCCAGCCTGTCAGTCGATGACGACATTTCGCCAATCGTCACCAACCTTGGGAAAGTCGGCGACTCGCTCGACATGACGTGGTGTCTGACGCGGTCGGTGTCGACTATGCACACTGCCTATCTTCGCAACATGGGTGTTGGATCAGCCTTTAGTTGCTCCCTGATGGATCAGGGCACGTTATGGGGGTTGGTGTCCTGCCACAGTCTCGATCGAAGCCCGGTTTCCTTTGATGTATGGGGGCTGGTGCGCGACATTGCCGAAGCGCTGATGGCGAAGCTGAACCAGCACCGCGAGGCCGAGACGACCGCCAAAATCAAAGAGATGCGTGATCTGGAAGCCAATGTCGCCGTCCAGCTGCGCGAGAAAGGTCAGATCGAAGACGTTTTAGCCGATTACGCGCCAACCTTGCAGCGTTTTCTTGATGCGGACGGCTTTGCTTTTCAATTTGACGGCAAGATCTATAGCGTCGGTAACACACCGCCTTTGCCGTTTATTCGAAGACTGATCAAGTGGGTGGGCGCGCGCGATTCAACGGATGATTACTTTCGATCCAAAGCATTGCACCGAGACTGGCCGGCAGCCAAAGAGCACATGGAAACGGCGTGCGGTGTGCTCGTACAACCTGTGATTATCCATCGGGTCTGCCAATTGGTCTGGTTCCGGTCGCCTATCACCACAACGGTGCGCTGGGCCGGCGACCCGAATGCGAAAAAAGTAGCGCCACGCGCTGACGGTACGCACATCTTGCAGCCCCGCAATTCGTTCGATCAATGGGTTGAAGAGCACCGTGACGAGAGCCGTGAATGGTCCGATGCGGAAATCAACGCTGCGCGCGAAATCTTCAAAGACGTGCTCGATATCATTGCGACGCAAGCGCAAAATCTGCGCCGAATGACCGAAGAACTGACGCTCTCACAGGAAGAGACGCGCGAGGAGCTGGCGCAGTTCGCCTATGCGGCTGCGCATGACATTCAAAACCCAATCAACACGATCACCAGCGCGCTGGACCTTCTGCGAACCGTTGAAGAATCCAGCAGCGATCCGGTGGTCAAAAAGTCTCTTGATTATGCGATGCGCTCGTCGGATCGGTTGCGCAATCTTGCCGATCAGATGGCTAACTTCGTGGCCCTTGGCCGGCGGGAAATCGAGCCGGAGCCAGTTGAGCTCGATGACGTGGTTGCCGATGCATTGAAAATGTTGGACCACGCGGTCGGCGAACATGGTGCAACGTTCGACTGCCAGGATTTGCCGACCATCGCGGGCAGCCGCGATTTGTTGACGATCCTGTTCTTGAATATCTTCTCCAACGCAATGAAATACCGAGCACCGGACCGGCCGCCCAAGGTCAAGGTGCGCAGTTCTGATCAAGGGCGGTATGTGCATTTATCGATAGAAGACAATGGCATAGGCATAAAGCCGGAGTTCGCGGCGCGCATTTTCCAACCGTTCGATCGCTTGCATCGGGCGGATGACATTCCTGGAAGCGGCTTAGGATTAGCGACATGCAAACGAATTGCCGAACTTCACAAAACGAGCATTCTTCTCGACCCGGACTATACCGACGGCGCGAGGTTCACCATCGACTTTCGCAAGGCGGCTTGGGGTCAGACGACCTTCGATTGAGCGTTGGTGCGCATTGGGTGCAGGCGGCGGCCAAAAGTCCGCCATCTGAATCAAGAGGCGCAGGCCAATATGGCCATCTCGATGAACCGGTGCGCCATGTCATGATTGTTGATGACAATGAGGCGGACCTGTTCTTCACCAGCATGCTATTGAAACGCCATGGCTTTGTTCACGTCCACCAGTTTTCGTCTGGCCAAGAGGCGATCGATGGCTACAAAAAAGGTGTCGGCTGCGACCTGGTGCTGATGGATGTGCGCATGCCGCAGATGGACGGTTTCGACACGGTTGACGGCATGATCAAACTGCCACGATGGCAACGCGAGCGGCCGACCGTTTACATGATGTCGGCGGCAAGCAATTCTAACGATCTACAAAAGGCGTCGGAGAGCACCTTCATTCAAGGGTTCGTTCGAAAACCGCTATCGGCCGAAGATCTAAGATGGGCACCTGATGACGACTAACCGGTCGCCAACGAGCATACAACAGCGGACCAAGGGACTGCGGGCGCGTTTAGCCGATGAGACGCGGGTGTTGCACGAGGCGCTGCATCATCATCCGCGCCTGCTGCCTCTTGCCTCAGGCCGCATCACCGAAATGGGTCTGGCGACCCTGATCACAGACTATTGGACGTTTTACGCCACGATCGAGGCGCAACGCGCCAAGTTCGGTTGGTGCGCCCCGGTCGATCTGGTGGCACCAACACGTGCGTTGGCGAGCGACCGGACGGCGATGCGTGAGTGTTTTTCGGTCTCACCGCCCCCTGTCCACCTCCATACCTTGCCGACATCAGGGGCACGTTGCCTCGGCGCGCTCTACGTCATGTTGGGCGCGCAGTTCGGCGGGCGGGTTCTTGGCCAAGAACTTGCAAAGGCCTTGCCGGACGTGCGCTCGACCTATTTCGCGCCCTGTCAGGACAGTCTTGGCGCGTGGCGGTTGTTGCTCTCACGTTTGGAAGACATTGCGCCCTTGTCGGCAGAAGCAAACGCAGTGGTACACGGCGCACTTACGACATTTCGCGGTTTAGCGGGCCTGTTGGACCAACGTTCGGTCCCTACGGTAGATCGCTTTTCCGACCAAGCCCTGGATCGTCAGCAGGTGCCGGCACTGGCGGCAGCGGTCTCACTGGGATAGGTCGTCTTCCGCGGCGCCGCGATAGTGCCGCCGCGCAACAAGAACCAAACCCGGATTGTATCCTTTGGCTTATGTCATTCCTGCGCCGGTACAAGCCGCTTTGCCTGTGCTTGGCACGGCGTCGCTGTTTCCGGTCAATCGCGTGTTCTGTATCGGCCGCAACTACGCTGCTCACGCGGTCGAAATGGGCCATGATCCCGACAAGGAGCCGCCCTTCTTCTTTCTGAAAAGCCCGAGCAATCTCATCACAGATGGGCGCTTTGCCTATCCGACCATGACCGCCGACGTGCATCATGAGCTGGAGATGGTTGTTGCTCTCAGCCAAGGCGGCGATGATATCCTGGTTGAATCTGCGCTCGACCATGTCTTCGGCTATGGCCTCGGCCTTGACATGACCCGCCGCGACCTTCAGGGCGAGGCCAAATCTATGGGGCGGCCATGGGAGGTGGGAAAAGCGTTTGAGAACGCGGCGCCGTGCGGCCCTTTGGTGCCTGTCGCGGTGTGCGGGCATCCTTCGGCAGGCGCGATGAGGCTTGATGTGAATGGAGAGCGGCGTCAAACGGGCGATCTCAATCAGATGATCTGGAAGGTGCCTGAGATCATCGCCGTCCTTTCGCGCTATTTCACGCTTCAACCTGGCGACATGGTCATGACCGGCACGCCGTCCGGGGTTGGCCCGGTGGAGCGCGGTGACCGGATCGAGGCCAGTATAGAGGGCATCGGTGCGCTAGCCGTTGATGTGATCTAACTCTGGGCGTTGATGAACGCCCTGCCATCGACAATTACGCCGGCGGCGTGAAGCTTGGAATCCATCATCGTCAGACTGGCACGTAAACCGGGTTTGACCGCGCCCAACGCATCGGACAGGCCAAGCGCGCGGGCAGGGTTGCGACTTGCCATCTTTATCGCCTGCGCCAGGGAAACCTGCATCATGGCGATGGCGTTGCGCACGGCTTGATCCATCGAAAGGTGCGCGCCCGCCAACGTGCCGTCCGGGCCTGTCAGGCGGCCATCGTGCAGCGTGATCGGCGTGCCATAGAGGTCGAAGCTTGTTGTCGTGCCGGCAAGCGTCTTCATCGCATCGGTGACCAGGCAAAGCCTGTCAGGCATCCATTTCGCAGCCATGGCGAGGTTCTGTGGGTGGACATGGTGTCCGTCGGCGATGATCCCGGTAAAGAGGCTCGGTTGCATCAACGCGCTGCCAACGACACCGTGATCGCGAGCGGTGATCTGTGATTGCGCGTTGAACAGATGAGTGACGCCGCTGACGCCGACCTGGATGGCTTTGTCGATGTCGTCTGCGCGGGCGTTGGAATGGCCGATGAAGACTGTGACACCGCTCTCGACCAATTCACGGATGAGGCCGTGATCCTGGCATTCCGGCGCCAGCGTCACCAGGACCGTGCCCATCGCGTTTTGAATGCGGTGGAGATCTTCGCGGTTCAGGGGGCGAATGTATTGCGCCGGATGAATGCCGGGTCGGTCCGGAGAGAGAAATGGACCCTCCAGGTGGATACCGAGCACGCCGGGAACCTGCGCCTCTATGGCCTGGTTGGTCGCATCGATGGCCTTAACGTAGTCCCTGCCAGGCGCCGTGATAAAGGTCGGCAGTATGTGGGCGGTGCCGCCGTTGCGCGCGCCGGCTGCCATTCTTTCAAGGGTTTCGACAGCCGCGTCTTCGTTGAACTGCGCATCGGCTGCGCCATTGATCTGCATGTCGATGAAGCCTGGCGCGACAATGTTGACCTTTAAGGCGCCGCCCGGAATGGCCTCGCCAGTTGCTCTGGAACGGACCTCGGCAATATGGCCATCAGCGATACTGATGAATTGATCGTGGGTAGGGCTGTCACCCACGCCGTCAAACAGCGTGCGCGCGAATATGGTGTCGATAGGATGACCAAGGTCAGTCAAGGACAGGCTCGGCGCCATCGGGGTGGATTTCTTGATAATAGTCGATCATCCGTAGTTTAGACGCCGCCTCCTGATCCACGATCACTGTCGCCTGAGGGTGGAGCTGCAGCGCGGTTGCCGGACAGTCGGCGCCGATCGGGCCTTCGATCATGCGCGCAACGGCTTCCGCTTTGCTGGCGCCGACTGCCAACAGAACGGCCTTGCGCGCATCGAGGATCGTGGCAATGCCCATGGTGATCGCGTAGCGTGGCACGTCAGTCGGGCCTTCAAAAAAGCGAGCATTGGCTTGCCGTGTGCTGCGCGTCAGCGTCTTGATGCGCGTTCGTGCGCCAAGACTGGAGGTCGGCTCGTTGAACCCAATGTGCCCATTGTGCCCGATCCCAAGAAGCTGCAGATCGATGCCGCCTGCCAGAGTAATCGCGGCATCATAGCGATCGGCCTCGGCTTGCGGGTCATCGGCGTCGCCGCGCGGCAAATGGCAAGCGTTACGGTTGATGTCTACCTTGGAGAAAAGCAGCCGCTCCATGGTTTGCCGATAGCTTTGTGGATGCTCCGGCGAAAGGCCAACATATTCATCCAGATTGAAGGTCGTGGTCGTCGCAAAGGAGAGATCGGCGGCGCGATGCCGGGCGATCAGGTCGGCGTAAACGCGTTCCATGGTTGAGCCAGTCGCGAGGCCGAGAACCGGCCTTTCCTTGGCAGCTATGGCATCGGCAACAAGTCCGGCTGCGCGCGATGCGGCTTGATCAGCGGTTGGAAGGACGAGAACTTTCATGGCGAGGGTCTTTGCAGTCTGTCGGCCTGACGCAGGATCGACCGTTCGATTTGGATTGAAACCTCGACGCCACTCAACGCAGCTTCTCGACTTGATTGCAATCGATTGCGGTGCTCAACTCCGCAGCGAAAAAGAAGCCGCCGGTTTCAGACCACAGAGCGGCCAGGTAACCGGGAGACTTTTCTATGAGCGCTGACCTTGCCTCGTATATCCGCGACACCAAACAGCATTTGCGTGGGCTTCAGGACGTCAAAACCGCCTTCGACTCGGTGCGGGAGGCCATGCTGCGCGAGGTTGACGCTATCGCTGCCAACGACGCCAACGGCCGCCCGAACATTCCCGAGGTTCGCTATTCCGATGTTGAAGCAGGCAGTGTTCCTGCTGAGACCGTTGAGGCCATCCGGCGCACCGGTACGGCCATTGTGCGTGGCGTTTTTCCGCGTGCGCAGGCTGAGAGCTGGAACGCTGAGCTTGGCGACTACATCGCCGAGAACGACTATCTGACCAAGCAAAAAGAAAAAGCTGGGATGGATAAATATTTCAGCCAGCTGAAAGCCGGCGCGCCCCAGATTTACGGCCTTTATTGGTCCAAGCCGCAGGTGATGGCGCGGCAGGCCGAAAGCATGGCGGCGACCAAAAGTTTTCTCAACCGGCTCTGGGATGTGGATGGTCCCATGGGCGATGAGTTCGACCCCGATATGGACTATGCCTATGCCGACCGCACACGCCGCCGCGAGCCCGGCGACACCACGCTTGGCCTTTCACCGCACATGGATTCAGGCTCTTATGAGCGTTGGCTCGATCCGGCCTATCAGCGGATCTATGGCGCGATTTATGAGGGCCATTGGCAGGACTATGATCCGTGGAAAGCGACCTTCCGCACGCAAACGCGCGAATATGCCTCGCCTGCCGTCTGTTCGATGTTTCGCACGTTCCAGGGCTGGACCTGTTTGACGCCACAAGGCCCCGAGGACGGCACGTTGCGGGTGATCCCGTCGGCCAGAGGCATCGCCTATATGCTTTTGCGGGCGCTCCAGGATGATGTGGCTGAGGATGATCTGTGCGGCGCTCAGCCTGGTCGTGCGCTATCGTGCAGTCCTGATTGGCATCAGGACATGCTGAACGGACTTGTTTCGATCCCCCTCGTCGAACCAGGCGACACCGTTTGGTGGCACCCTGATGTCGTGCACGCGGTGGGCGATGAGCATCACGGCAAGGATTATGCAAACGTCATCTACATCGCCGCATCGCCCAAATGCTCCAAGAACGAAACCTACGCTCGTAAGCAGGCAGAAAAGTTTTTGGCTGGTGAAAGCGCCCCGGATTTTGCCGCCGAGAACTATGAGGTCGATTTCAAAGGTCGAGCCACGTTGGACGATCTCACCGACCTCGGCCGTGCGCAGATGGGGCTCTAAGCGCCGCAATTTCAGTTTTTATTTTGCTCAGAAAGTAAAATGAGGTTGCGCTAGCCGGCGGCCAAGCGACCTGCTGCGTCTTGAGCTTTGCGGTGGCGGGGCCTATCACGGGCGCCTGTCTTTAAGGAACCCCGCTATGTCTGCCATCCATTCTGATCTCGCTTCCATGATCGGCAACACGCCGTTGATCCGTCTGCGCGGACCCTCCGAGGCAACAGGCTGCGAGATTTTGGGTAAGGCAGAATTTCTCAACCCCGGCCAATCGGTGAAGGATCGTGCGGCGCTCTACATCATCCGTGATGCAGTGGGCCGTGGTGCGCTGAAACCAGGTGGCACGATCGTCGAAGGCACCGCAGGCAACACGGGCATTGGGCTGGCTCTGGTGGGCGCCTCGCTCGGCTTCAAAAGCGTGATCGTTATCCCCGAAACTCAAAGCCAAGAGAAGAAGGACATGTTGCGTCTCGCCGGTGCGCAGTTGGTTGAGGTGCCGGCGGTTCCCTACAAGAACCCCAACAATTATGTGAAATACTCGGCCCGCCTGGCCGAGGAAATGGCGAAGAGCGAGCCCAATGGTGCCATATGGGCCAACCAGTTCGATAATGTCGCCAATCGACAAGCCCATATCGAGATGACCGGTCCGGAAATTTGGGATCAGACCGACGGTAAGGTGGATGGCTTCGTGTCGGCGGTTGGCACCGGCGGTACGCTGGCCGGTGTGGGCATGGCGTTACAGCCGAAGGGCGTGACCATCGCCTTGGCCGACCCCGGTGGCTCGGCAATCCATTCCTTCTACACAACTGGCGAATTTAAGGCCAAGGGCAACTCGATCACTGAAGGCATTGGCCAGGGCCGCGAGACGGCCAATCTGAAAGGCTTCAAGCCCGACCGTTCCTACTCCATCCCCGATGACGAGGCACTGCCGATTGTGTTCGACTTGCTGGCACATGAGGGGCTGGTGCTCGGCGGGTCGTCCGGCATCAATGTGGCCGGTGCCATGCGCCTTGCCCGCGATCTTGGGCCTGGCAAGACCATTGTGACGATCCTTTGTGACTATGGCACGCGCTATCAATCCAAGCTCTTCAATCCATCGTTCCTGCGCGAAAAGGGCCTGCCGGTGCCGTCGTGGTTGGAAGGCGAGGGGCGGGATGTGCCGCAGGTGTTTGAGGCCACATCTTGATGTCATGCCGGACGGCACTGCCGATCCGGGATCGGATTGTCATCGGTCGGTTGGCGATCCCGGCTCAAGGCCGGGATGACAGTCAGTGACGCTTCTGCATCCTCACCATGATCTGCTGATTGGGACGCGTGGTCATGCGCGCGACAGGTCGCACATCGGGATTTTCGATGGCGATGTCGTAGCCGCGAACCAGCCGCGCCAGGAATAAGGTGCTTTCAATTGTCGCGAAGGCCGCGCCGGAGCACAGTCGGTGGCCCTGTCCAAACGGGATATAGCAGCCCGGCGTCATCTCCGCCTCGCGCTCTGGTGAAAAGCGATCCGGATCGAAGACATCCGGGTCCTTCCAATAAGTTTGGTGGCGATGCACCACCCACGGCGCGATCATCACCAGCGCACCCTTCTTGATCCGCTTTTTGCCGAGCCGCGTGTTTTCCAGCGCCACGCGCGGCAGGAACGTGATCGGCGGGTAAAGCCGCAACGTTTCGCGGAACATGTTGCGCGTGAAGGTCAACTTCTTGGTGTGCTCGATGGTGATCAGGTCATCGCCTGCCACGGCTTCGACTTCGGCGCGCATCCGCGCGCGGGTTGGGGCGTGCATGGCCAGAAGATAGACCGCCCAGGTGAGCGCACTCGCCGTGGTTTCGTGGCCGGCCAAAAAGAAAACGCCGAGCTGGTCGATCAGTTCTTCACGCGTGAAGCCCTCGCCGGTGTCGGCATCGCGAGCCGCAATGACCGCTGAAGCGATGTCATCATAGATGCCTTCCGGGGCGGCGCAATGCTCGTCGATCCAGGTGCCGAGATGCGACCGAATGCGTGCGCAGGCCGCCAGAACATCGGGCTTTTGCGGCACATGGGTCCACGCCTTGTCGAAGATCAGTCGCAGCACTTCGACTTGCGCCACGGAGCGCTCGAAGATCGCGAAATCATCAAAAACCTGATGGGCAATGTCCGATTTCAGCGAGGAGGAAAACACCGTGCGGCAGATGATGTCGGCGGCCATGTGGCCCATGGCTTTGTCGAGCGACAAGGGGCGCCCTTGGGCGATAGATTCATCGAAGTGGCGCTCGGCTTCATCCACCCCTGCGCTCATTGAGCCAAAGGCGCGGTTGATGCGCATGGCCGTGAAAGCCGGATCGATCATCGCTCGCTGGCGCCGCCAGGTGTCGCCGGAGGAGACGAAGATGGAGTCCCCGATCAGCGCCTCCGTGGCGTTCACCATCAGGTCGCTTTTGGGAAAGATCTCATCTTCATCATTTAACACCTGGCGGATGAGCGCTGGATCGTTGGCGATCACAATGGATCGGCGCGAATAGCCGAGCGGGCCGATTGCATCGCGATAAGCCGTGTTGGGCAGCAGGCTGAGCAGATCGCCGTCGCCCTGCCGCAGCACGCGGATGAGCGAAACAATGGCGGGCAGGGAGACCGGGCGAGGCGGGAGGTACGGACTGTTCATTATGGCCAAGTGCGCGAAAATCCTATTGTATTCACCACAATTCCACTGGCTTTGACACCCTCAACTGTCGCATAGTGTGGACATGCAAGCGCTGACGATCCTTGGTATCCCGAGCATCGATGTTTTCCACGCCTTTGTGTGGGGGCACATCGTTTTTGGCGCGGTCGGGCTGGTGATTTTCTGGGTTCCGGTGGCCGGGAAAAAGGGTGGCTGGTGGCATGTGCGCGCCGGACGCATCTTTACGGTCAGCATGCTGGTGACCGGAGTGTTCGCGACGCTGATCAGCCTGACAACGCTCTATGATCCGGCCGGCACGCACCCGCATTTGCTGACCCACCCGGACTTCGGCGATGTCACCGTGATCCGCGATATTTTCGGCTGGCTGATGATTTATCTCGCCATCCTGACCATCAATCTCACCTGGTATGGCTGGCAGACGGTAAAGCATAAAACCAACCGCGTAGCGATCCGTGATCCGCTGAACCTTTTTCTGCAAGCGGCGCTGTTGGTGGCCACCATCAATTGCACCTATCACGGGCTGGTGGATGGGCAGGTCTTGATGATCGGCATCTCCACCATCGGCTACGCTACAGTGATCACCAATCTGTGGTTCCTCTACAAGCCTAAGCCTTGGGTGAAGGACTGGCTGATGGAGCACATCAAGGCGCTCGTCGGCACCGGCATCTCGGTCTACACGGCCTTCTTCGCCTTCGGCGCGGTGCGCTTTCTGCCCGAGGCGGCGCTGACCCCTACGCTCTGGTCAATCCCGCTGATCGTCGGCTTGTCGCTGATCTTCTACCACTGGTATCGGGTGAGAAATCCGAAGCGGAAGGTGCGGCGGGAGAGCGTGCAGGCGGCGGAGTAGGGGATCAGCATGTTGGATAAAATTCAAAAGTCAGGAATGGCTTGCAGATTTTAAGTTGGGACCTTTCACATGACCCAAACCTTCGCCTCTCTAAGATAGTGCGGAACACTGTATGAGGTGGCGAAGGGCTGGTTCTCCAGGACCATTCGCAGAGTTCTCACGGCTCTGAATCCCCGTTTTATGAGTTCTCGTTGGGCAGTGACATACTTCTGATCATAATCATCGTTTTCAAACCTGTGTGCGGGTTTTTGGCGGGCTTTGCGCACCGCTCGAAAATCTGCATACATTTCATTCAGAGGCTCTTCTTCAACTGGAACGAAATTCTTGTCGATCCACTCTTCCAGTAGCTGTATCGTACCTTTTCTTTGTCGGACGGTATTTCCTTCGCCATCTGTTAACAACCTATGCATCTCTAGGTCGCCTTTAAAGAAATCGCTGTTCAAATCTTCGCTAAGAAGCTGATCCAGCAATAAGGAAAACGCTCTAAACTCTCTATTTGTTGGTCTGAAAAGTATGCCGAACCCCCGAGGGCGCTTTGATTCTGGGAGTACGGTCAAGAATAGATTCGGCTTGCCGATAAGTTCACAGATCTGATTGATATGGTATCTTTCTTCAAGAAACGCATCGTATATGGAGATGCGTTCAGGCCATTGGCCCAAAATCTGTGTCCTGTAGAAATCCGGATGTAGATTGTATTCACCAGCCAGCTCGTGCTGTTTCATTGCAATTTGTTGATCGGTTGGTAGGTCATTCAAGTATCGAAGAAATGCTGCAAAAACTCGATCAAGCTGTTCATTGTAAGCAAATCCAAATTCAAAAAACTCCAACCGGTCGAGAACCACTTCCCCGGCTTGGTTTGGTTTTTTGAGTATCCGCCCGTGGATATCGTCAACGTCAAAGTCGAACCTGGGATCATTATAATACCACTCGAGCGCACGAAGATCGAAACATCGGTAACTTAGTTGGGGCTCGCCCTCTTTGAGCGCACGGGTGAACGGGGCAGGCTCGTCCTTACCGATGCCCTTATCCCTCAATACCGACGTCGTCGGATATAGGCACCCGGCTATGCCAAGCTCATCAATCTTGCTGATCTGGATATCTACAGGTTCAGCTTCGAGTGCTTTAATATGCGGATTTGGGTGTAAATCACCCCTCACAAGGTCGACCTTTCTAGCTGCTATTAATTAACTCACTAACGCGACCACATCAGGATCTGTTTCATTTTCAACGCCCATACTGTTGAAGTCGCTAGAGTTCGTATAGAACTCCACAGTTTGGTTCAGCATCTGTTGCGCTCGTTTAGACAAAGCCACGTGTGAACCTCATTAACTTTATCGCCTTTCGGCAAGCGCAAGAGATGCGGTTCGAAATGCGCTCAAGCCCCCACAAACTCACTCGCGTGGGGTGCCACCTTCTCCATCACCTTGGCTGACGGCAGCACGCCTGGTACACCAGCGCCGGGGTGCGTGCCGGCGCCGACGAGGAACAGGTTTTTCGCCTCCGGCGACTTATTGTGCGGGCGGAACCAAGCGCTTTGGAACAGTTTCGGCTCGATAGAAAACGCTGCACCATTGACCGAGGACAGCCTGTCCTGAAAGTCCTGCGGCGTCAGCATGTGCTGGGTGACGATGCTGTCTCCCAGCCCCGGCAGAACCGTCTCCTCCAGCCGCTTCTCAATCGCCTGCCGATAGGGCTCGGCCTCTCGGC
The DNA window shown above is from Hyphomicrobiales bacterium and carries:
- a CDS encoding GAF domain-containing protein, with amino-acid sequence MQVNSLQRFFDEIEPVTLNNCDLEAIHRSGAIQGVGVFFAFDPSSKRITHWSQNATERGFLPHDGASDASGDFSGRAIGEVLPEVADELIALADDEANRHQHIALSDLVSRPGADDGLADYDAILCRTDEAAFVELLPSVDITPRELKSKLRGAQRATGAIMSARNFADAEQLATDAIRELTGYGRVKIYKFLPDASGEVSAESRDEALPSYRGLHFPATDIPKQARHLYSILPFRPSLSVDDDISPIVTNLGKVGDSLDMTWCLTRSVSTMHTAYLRNMGVGSAFSCSLMDQGTLWGLVSCHSLDRSPVSFDVWGLVRDIAEALMAKLNQHREAETTAKIKEMRDLEANVAVQLREKGQIEDVLADYAPTLQRFLDADGFAFQFDGKIYSVGNTPPLPFIRRLIKWVGARDSTDDYFRSKALHRDWPAAKEHMETACGVLVQPVIIHRVCQLVWFRSPITTTVRWAGDPNAKKVAPRADGTHILQPRNSFDQWVEEHRDESREWSDAEINAAREIFKDVLDIIATQAQNLRRMTEELTLSQEETREELAQFAYAAAHDIQNPINTITSALDLLRTVEESSSDPVVKKSLDYAMRSSDRLRNLADQMANFVALGRREIEPEPVELDDVVADALKMLDHAVGEHGATFDCQDLPTIAGSRDLLTILFLNIFSNAMKYRAPDRPPKVKVRSSDQGRYVHLSIEDNGIGIKPEFAARIFQPFDRLHRADDIPGSGLGLATCKRIAELHKTSILLDPDYTDGARFTIDFRKAAWGQTTFD
- a CDS encoding response regulator: MSVGAHWVQAAAKSPPSESRGAGQYGHLDEPVRHVMIVDDNEADLFFTSMLLKRHGFVHVHQFSSGQEAIDGYKKGVGCDLVLMDVRMPQMDGFDTVDGMIKLPRWQRERPTVYMMSAASNSNDLQKASESTFIQGFVRKPLSAEDLRWAPDDD
- the nagA gene encoding N-acetylglucosamine-6-phosphate deacetylase, translating into MTDLGHPIDTIFARTLFDGVGDSPTHDQFISIADGHIAEVRSRATGEAIPGGALKVNIVAPGFIDMQINGAADAQFNEDAAVETLERMAAGARNGGTAHILPTFITAPGRDYVKAIDATNQAIEAQVPGVLGIHLEGPFLSPDRPGIHPAQYIRPLNREDLHRIQNAMGTVLVTLAPECQDHGLIRELVESGVTVFIGHSNARADDIDKAIQVGVSGVTHLFNAQSQITARDHGVVGSALMQPSLFTGIIADGHHVHPQNLAMAAKWMPDRLCLVTDAMKTLAGTTTSFDLYGTPITLHDGRLTGPDGTLAGAHLSMDQAVRNAIAMMQVSLAQAIKMASRNPARALGLSDALGAVKPGLRASLTMMDSKLHAAGVIVDGRAFINAQS
- a CDS encoding fumarylacetoacetate hydrolase family protein, with the translated sequence MYPLAYVIPAPVQAALPVLGTASLFPVNRVFCIGRNYAAHAVEMGHDPDKEPPFFFLKSPSNLITDGRFAYPTMTADVHHELEMVVALSQGGDDILVESALDHVFGYGLGLDMTRRDLQGEAKSMGRPWEVGKAFENAAPCGPLVPVAVCGHPSAGAMRLDVNGERRQTGDLNQMIWKVPEIIAVLSRYFTLQPGDMVMTGTPSGVGPVERGDRIEASIEGIGALAVDVI
- a CDS encoding biliverdin-producing heme oxygenase; the encoded protein is MTTNRSPTSIQQRTKGLRARLADETRVLHEALHHHPRLLPLASGRITEMGLATLITDYWTFYATIEAQRAKFGWCAPVDLVAPTRALASDRTAMRECFSVSPPPVHLHTLPTSGARCLGALYVMLGAQFGGRVLGQELAKALPDVRSTYFAPCQDSLGAWRLLLSRLEDIAPLSAEANAVVHGALTTFRGLAGLLDQRSVPTVDRFSDQALDRQQVPALAAAVSLG
- a CDS encoding response regulator, giving the protein MDHQHSVVVLDDCEIDQFFARRAIDETSWFDEIEQFVDPREALAFFVSKRLNGSEESIDLLLLDFRMPHMNGVQFLEQIKSCKLGQLIKSVAVMMTVPLLRCDADAFKKLHPDVSFVAKPLARDAIGSAIGAH
- the nagB gene encoding glucosamine-6-phosphate deaminase gives rise to the protein MKVLVLPTADQAASRAAGLVADAIAAKERPVLGLATGSTMERVYADLIARHRAADLSFATTTTFNLDEYVGLSPEHPQSYRQTMERLLFSKVDINRNACHLPRGDADDPQAEADRYDAAITLAGGIDLQLLGIGHNGHIGFNEPTSSLGARTRIKTLTRSTRQANARFFEGPTDVPRYAITMGIATILDARKAVLLAVGASKAEAVARMIEGPIGADCPATALQLHPQATVIVDQEAASKLRMIDYYQEIHPDGAEPVLD